Proteins encoded in a region of the Mesoflavibacter profundi genome:
- the rffA gene encoding dTDP-4-amino-4,6-dideoxygalactose transaminase, which translates to MIPFNKPYLTGKEPHYIEQSVMSGKISGNGDFTKKCQHYFEDTYNIKKALLTTSCTDALEMCAMLIDCKGYEVIVPSYTFVSTALAFVRQGAKIVFADSKSDQPNIDPEQIEALITKNTKAIVVVHYAGVAVDMDKIMTLAKTYNLFVIEDAAQAIDSYYKEKPLGSIGHLSAFSFHETKNIISGEGGLLGINDKQFIDRAEILWEKGTNRSSFFRGEINKYGWVDTGSSFLPSEVIAAFLWAQIENIKPIQAKRIKIWDNYYNQLNILEQNNKITLPKIPDFATNNAHMFYIICKTENQRSELIKFLKEKEVYAVFHYLSLHKSEYYKSLDYYKATDLPNSDKFTSQLLRLPFYFELEEQQQQLIIDLILEFFNE; encoded by the coding sequence ATGATTCCATTTAATAAACCTTATCTTACAGGTAAAGAACCACATTATATAGAGCAATCTGTGATGTCTGGTAAAATTTCTGGAAATGGAGATTTTACTAAAAAATGCCAACACTATTTTGAAGATACTTATAACATAAAAAAAGCCTTATTAACAACTTCTTGCACAGATGCATTAGAGATGTGTGCAATGCTAATAGATTGTAAAGGTTACGAGGTTATAGTGCCTTCTTACACATTTGTATCTACAGCTTTAGCATTTGTAAGACAAGGCGCAAAAATTGTGTTTGCAGATTCAAAATCTGATCAACCCAATATAGATCCAGAACAAATAGAAGCGTTAATTACCAAAAACACTAAAGCTATAGTAGTGGTACATTATGCTGGTGTTGCTGTAGATATGGATAAAATAATGACGTTAGCAAAAACTTATAATTTGTTTGTTATTGAAGATGCTGCGCAAGCAATAGATTCGTATTACAAAGAAAAGCCGTTAGGTAGCATAGGTCATTTAAGTGCTTTTTCTTTTCATGAGACTAAAAATATAATATCAGGTGAAGGAGGATTATTAGGTATAAATGACAAACAATTTATAGATAGAGCAGAAATTTTATGGGAAAAAGGAACAAATAGATCATCTTTTTTTAGAGGCGAAATTAATAAATATGGTTGGGTAGATACTGGATCCTCATTTTTACCATCAGAGGTAATAGCAGCTTTTTTGTGGGCGCAGATAGAAAATATTAAACCCATACAAGCTAAACGAATAAAAATTTGGGATAATTATTATAACCAATTAAATATTCTAGAACAGAATAATAAAATCACACTGCCAAAAATTCCTGATTTCGCTACTAATAATGCGCATATGTTTTACATAATTTGTAAAACTGAAAACCAAAGAAGCGAACTAATTAAATTTTTAAAAGAAAAGGAAGTCTATGCAGTATTTCATTATTTAAGTTTACATAAAAGTGAATATTACAAAAGTTTAGATTATTACAAAGCAACAGACTTACCAAATTCAGATAAGTTTACCTCGCAATTATTAAGATTACCTTTTTATTTTGAATTAGAAGAACAACAACAGCAATTAATAATAGACTTAATTTTAGAGTTTTTTAATGAGTAA
- a CDS encoding acetyltransferase encodes MKTLAIIGAGDLGQQIAHFALSDKHYNSVVFFDDYTTQDQIKNIPVLGTINNVVSAYKNKQFDELIIGIGYKHLEVRKTVYDTFKDQVPFGKIIHSSCYVDQTAKIGQGCVIYPKVNLDANTEVKENCILNINCTIAHDSVIGSHSFLSPRVAIAGFVNVEEQCILGINATIIDNITITSKTQLGAGTVVIKSIEKQGLYVGNPAKFIR; translated from the coding sequence ATGAAAACGTTGGCAATTATTGGCGCAGGAGATTTAGGACAGCAAATCGCACATTTTGCATTGTCAGACAAACATTATAATAGTGTAGTTTTTTTTGATGATTATACAACGCAAGATCAAATAAAAAATATACCAGTTTTAGGGACTATAAATAATGTTGTTTCGGCTTATAAAAACAAACAATTTGACGAGCTAATTATTGGTATAGGCTATAAACATTTAGAAGTTAGAAAGACTGTTTACGATACGTTTAAAGATCAAGTACCATTTGGTAAAATTATACATTCCTCATGTTATGTAGATCAAACAGCTAAGATTGGGCAAGGTTGTGTGATTTATCCAAAGGTAAATTTAGATGCTAATACAGAAGTTAAAGAGAATTGTATTTTAAATATTAATTGTACAATAGCGCACGATTCTGTTATAGGTTCACATAGTTTTTTATCGCCTAGAGTTGCAATTGCTGGATTTGTAAATGTAGAAGAGCAATGTATTTTAGGAATAAATGCTACTATAATAGACAATATAACTATTACTAGTAAAACCCAATTAGGCGCAGGTACAGTAGTAATTAAATCAATAGAAAAACAAGGGTTATACGTTGGTAATCCTGCAAAATTTATAAGATAA
- a CDS encoding glycosyltransferase family 2 protein, whose protein sequence is MNNFLVSIIIPIYNRAHIVKKTLDSITKQSYTNWECVIVDDGSTDHTLDVLHSYQQKDNRFKIYKRPSNYIKGANACRNFGFLQSKGAYINWFDSDDVMLKDFIKLKVEAVTTNTNAVISRNRYANANFTQFRESKFNFSEDTLFKDYALETIELQTCSFLWEKQYLQDKKLFDPQITRYQDNEFHIRMLANKPKLIVLNHVLATIRSGNSDQSQISSLVEENSIKILDIFYYRYQCLKLAFNTTLWNDKTFKRTIAKKAFWMFYSGLKKEKQLKNRIGYVFKYKDQLKFLYTINALSTTEKLKSKGLIIKRVLFR, encoded by the coding sequence ATGAATAATTTTCTAGTATCCATAATCATTCCTATATATAATAGAGCGCATATTGTTAAAAAAACATTAGACTCTATAACTAAACAATCCTATACCAATTGGGAATGTGTGATTGTTGATGATGGTAGTACAGATCATACTTTAGACGTGTTACATTCTTACCAACAAAAAGATAACAGGTTTAAAATTTACAAAAGACCTTCAAATTATATTAAAGGTGCAAATGCATGCCGAAATTTTGGTTTTTTACAATCTAAAGGAGCTTACATAAATTGGTTTGATAGTGACGATGTCATGCTTAAAGACTTTATAAAATTAAAAGTCGAAGCAGTTACTACAAATACAAATGCAGTAATTAGCCGTAATCGCTATGCAAATGCAAATTTCACACAGTTTAGAGAATCAAAATTTAATTTTTCTGAAGACACATTGTTTAAAGACTATGCTTTAGAGACTATAGAATTGCAAACCTGTAGTTTTTTATGGGAAAAACAATACTTACAGGATAAAAAGCTATTTGATCCGCAAATTACACGTTACCAAGATAACGAATTTCATATTAGGATGTTGGCCAACAAACCAAAACTAATCGTATTAAATCACGTTTTAGCAACGATTAGAAGCGGTAATAGTGATCAATCGCAAATTAGTTCTTTAGTAGAAGAAAATTCAATAAAAATTTTAGACATATTTTATTATCGTTATCAATGTTTAAAATTAGCTTTTAATACAACATTGTGGAATGATAAAACATTTAAAAGAACCATTGCAAAAAAAGCATTTTGGATGTTTTACTCAGGTTTAAAAAAAGAAAAACAATTAAAAAACCGAATAGGATATGTGTTTAAATATAAAGATCAACTTAAATTCCTTTATACTATAAATGCACTATCAACAACTGAAAAATTAAAATCTAAAGGACTAATTATTAAACGTGTATTATTTAGATAA
- a CDS encoding glycosyltransferase family 2 protein has translation MVEVSIIIPVYNRAHYIAKTLDSIIDQTFKNWECIVVDDGSTDHTLEVVKFYENKDNRIKLYQRPEQFKKGANACRNFGFSISKGQYIQWFDSDDLMFKDLLKAKTHYLNTNKSSQFCLCQMIFFEEINGQFKQQQTTNIKYKDLLLDYVSGKITIGTQTVFWRKSFLENKQLFDQDLTQSQDLEFNSRMFQNNPKGGFIDQPLIWYRQAEDSISSNYLNVIENHYQSFLEVRRRIINSNPKNLAINAAVIKSVLTLLRSSLAAKKYQISKDVIKFIKANNKNRSLIFNMKLQRIYFAYNVVKTLKFGETRLKPLFRL, from the coding sequence ATGGTAGAAGTATCTATTATAATTCCAGTCTACAATCGTGCACATTATATTGCCAAAACACTAGATTCTATTATTGATCAAACGTTTAAAAATTGGGAATGTATTGTGGTAGATGATGGTAGTACAGATCATACTTTAGAAGTTGTTAAATTCTATGAGAATAAAGACAACAGAATTAAATTATATCAAAGACCAGAACAATTTAAAAAAGGAGCAAACGCTTGTCGTAATTTTGGTTTTTCTATAAGTAAAGGACAATATATACAATGGTTTGATAGTGATGATTTAATGTTTAAAGATTTATTAAAAGCAAAAACGCACTACTTAAATACAAACAAGTCAAGTCAATTTTGTTTATGTCAAATGATTTTTTTTGAAGAAATTAACGGACAATTTAAACAACAACAAACAACAAATATTAAATACAAAGATCTTTTGCTTGATTATGTTTCTGGAAAAATCACTATTGGTACACAAACCGTATTTTGGCGAAAATCTTTTTTAGAGAATAAACAGTTATTTGATCAAGATTTAACTCAATCTCAAGATTTAGAATTTAATTCCAGAATGTTTCAAAATAATCCAAAAGGTGGATTTATTGATCAACCGCTAATTTGGTATCGACAAGCAGAAGACTCAATAAGCTCAAACTATTTAAACGTAATAGAAAATCATTATCAGTCTTTCTTAGAAGTAAGAAGACGTATAATAAACTCTAACCCAAAAAACTTAGCAATAAACGCAGCAGTAATTAAATCGGTTTTAACTTTATTAAGATCAAGTTTAGCAGCAAAAAAATATCAAATAAGCAAAGATGTTATTAAGTTTATTAAAGCTAATAATAAAAATAGATCTTTGATATTCAATATGAAATTACAAAGAATTTATTTTGCTTATAATGTGGTTAAAACTTTAAAATTTGGAGAAACTAGATTAAAACCTTTATTTAGATTATGA
- a CDS encoding TDP-N-acetylfucosamine:lipid II N-acetylfucosaminyltransferase codes for MSKPLIYHICEDEKFINSAIKQFEDVYSGYNKFYVLVKDITQEFRYINTQSFVTKVDSNSVLNIIDQITSKDIVVFHSLSKDFYDFCLQLPQSIQTVWMCFGFEIYNDHNYTKDAPILAPITLKKFIRKSPSANYSFKKRVKNALRPIYHTLKGNRELSIIKKKEKSIQRIDYLATSFKQEHHSICKFIQQEKKNFKFWYYPLHLIVDVNAKIESNKTAILIGNSGFRTGNHLDVFNALKQLPITQSKIYVPLSYGNPSYIQAIKEEGQLIFKDKFNPLLTFLPLEDYNQILNTIGIAIFYNFRQQAVGNTIAILWYGAKVFLSEKNPFYHYLKDLGVIVFSVEKDLNAQSISSHLDINQIENNRKILYDQLNQNQLKRDLENQIHSILNLNK; via the coding sequence ATGAGTAAACCATTAATATATCATATTTGTGAAGACGAAAAATTTATAAATTCTGCTATAAAACAATTTGAAGATGTTTATAGCGGATACAATAAATTTTACGTGCTTGTAAAAGATATAACTCAAGAATTTAGATATATTAATACACAGTCGTTTGTTACAAAAGTAGATAGTAATTCTGTTTTAAATATTATTGATCAAATAACATCAAAAGACATTGTGGTTTTTCATAGCTTGTCTAAAGATTTCTATGACTTTTGTTTGCAATTACCACAATCAATACAAACAGTTTGGATGTGTTTTGGTTTTGAGATTTACAACGATCATAACTATACAAAAGACGCACCAATACTTGCGCCAATTACTTTAAAAAAATTTATTAGAAAATCGCCAAGTGCTAATTACTCGTTTAAAAAACGAGTGAAAAACGCATTAAGGCCAATATATCATACATTAAAAGGAAATAGAGAGTTATCTATTATTAAAAAAAAAGAAAAATCTATCCAACGTATAGATTATCTAGCAACTTCTTTTAAACAAGAGCATCACAGTATTTGTAAATTTATACAACAGGAGAAAAAAAACTTTAAATTTTGGTATTATCCGTTACATTTAATTGTAGATGTAAATGCAAAAATAGAAAGTAATAAAACAGCTATTTTAATCGGTAATTCTGGCTTTAGAACTGGTAATCATCTAGACGTTTTTAATGCTTTAAAACAATTACCAATTACACAAAGTAAAATATATGTACCACTAAGTTACGGTAACCCAAGTTATATACAAGCAATAAAAGAAGAAGGACAACTCATTTTTAAAGATAAATTTAATCCATTACTAACATTTTTACCTTTAGAAGATTACAATCAAATACTAAACACCATAGGAATTGCAATATTTTATAATTTTAGGCAACAAGCTGTAGGTAACACGATAGCTATTTTATGGTATGGAGCAAAAGTGTTTTTAAGCGAAAAAAATCCTTTTTATCATTATTTAAAAGACTTAGGTGTTATAGTTTTTAGTGTAGAAAAAGATTTAAACGCGCAAAGTATATCAAGTCATTTGGATATAAATCAAATAGAAAACAACAGGAAAATATTGTATGATCAGCTTAACCAAAACCAGTTAAAAAGAGATTTAGAAAATCAAATTCATTCCATTTTAAATTTAAATAAATAA
- a CDS encoding glycosyltransferase, which translates to MKILTVAIPNHHFFQWVNQLEHSGHEVYWFDITDGNGFSKKIHWVKQCNGWKLRWDYPLRQRIKKHAPKLYTLIQQVNEVSVLKAFEKVLHQIQPDIIHCFEMQLSGLPILEVLEQTTLPVIYSSWGSDMYNYKALGVTTQEAKQFLNRVDYLITDCQRDYKIAQNLGFKHKFLGVFPGNGGISIPLDAIVPISQRQTIMVKGYDDGVGQAIIVLKALANVDIKLLKDKQIVVYSADQVVIDYLKQSTVFSNLDVKIFKRGQFLSNSTLLSYMGNSLLHIASSTSDGMPNALLEAMGMGAFPIQSNPGHVTEEVITHHKNGFLIHNPLDIKDIEQLITEALNNQALLEHAKDINVKLIDKRCNRLHLQPKIQSLYTQIIK; encoded by the coding sequence ATGAAAATTCTAACCGTAGCCATACCAAATCATCACTTTTTTCAGTGGGTAAATCAACTAGAACATTCAGGACATGAAGTGTATTGGTTTGATATCACAGATGGCAATGGGTTTTCAAAAAAAATACATTGGGTAAAGCAATGTAACGGTTGGAAATTAAGATGGGATTATCCATTACGACAACGTATTAAAAAACATGCACCTAAATTATATACACTAATTCAACAGGTTAATGAAGTATCGGTGTTAAAAGCGTTTGAAAAGGTGTTACACCAAATACAACCAGATATTATACATTGTTTTGAAATGCAATTATCTGGTTTACCTATTTTAGAAGTTTTAGAACAAACAACACTACCAGTAATCTATTCGTCTTGGGGAAGCGACATGTATAATTATAAAGCACTTGGTGTTACTACACAAGAGGCAAAACAGTTTTTAAATCGCGTAGATTATCTAATTACAGATTGCCAAAGAGACTATAAAATCGCTCAAAACTTAGGGTTTAAACATAAGTTTTTAGGCGTATTTCCAGGAAATGGTGGTATAAGCATTCCATTAGATGCTATTGTACCTATATCGCAACGTCAAACTATCATGGTAAAAGGTTACGATGATGGCGTAGGACAAGCCATTATTGTTTTAAAAGCTTTAGCTAACGTAGATATTAAATTATTAAAGGATAAGCAAATTGTTGTTTACAGTGCAGATCAAGTGGTTATAGATTATTTAAAGCAATCTACTGTATTTAGTAATTTAGATGTGAAGATATTTAAACGCGGTCAATTTTTAAGTAATTCAACGCTATTAAGTTATATGGGAAACAGTCTTTTACATATAGCAAGTAGTACTTCAGATGGAATGCCAAATGCTTTATTAGAAGCAATGGGAATGGGCGCATTTCCAATCCAATCCAATCCTGGACATGTTACAGAAGAAGTGATTACACATCATAAAAATGGATTTTTAATACATAATCCATTAGATATAAAAGACATTGAACAATTAATAACCGAAGCACTAAACAATCAAGCCTTATTAGAACATGCTAAAGACATTAATGTTAAATTAATAGATAAAAGATGTAATCGTTTACATTTGCAACCTAAAATACAGTCTTTATA